TTTTTCGATTCCAAGCGTCGAGTAATGGAGTGGGTTACCAGAAAAGTTTTTTTTATCCCCGATCTTGACTAGGGACTAAATTGCCTGTTAAAAAGATAAAACTGTTTTTTCGGATGGCGGCCGTAGCTCAATGGTAGAGCCCCAGTTTGTGGTACTGGCTGTTGCGGGTTCGAGTCCCGTCGGTCGCCCCATTTTTTTCTTTTTTTTTTAATGGGGAATGACTATCGTCTGGCCGTATGAAATTAAATATCCGCCCGTTCCACCGTATTCTATCCCTGATTCTGGTTATTCCACTGATCGTCACTTTGGCCAGCGGTATCATTTACCGGATAGGCAAAGCCTGGTTCGGGATGTCCAAACAAACGGGTGATTTTTTTATGCATATCCACACAGGTGAGTGGATGGGGGATTCAGTGGGTGTTTATTATGTGCTTGTTGTCGGAGTCGGTCTGATTTTTTTGATCCTGAGCGGGACCAAGCTCCTGTTTAAAAGCAAGGGAGGAAATGGAATTCGCCGTTCGCACCGGATTATAGGGGCGATCTTGATTTTGCCCCTGCTGGCTTCAGCCGTTACTGGTGTGGGTTACATGGTGGGTGAACAATGGTTTGATATGCCCAAACACATGCAAGACCTGATGATGACCATCCATGAGGGGGCTTGGCTTGGTAAAACCTATAAACCTTTCTACGTCCTTTTTATCGGACTAGGCCTCCTGTTTATGGCATTGAGCGGTCTCAAACTCTCCCGTGTGTGGAAGTGATTTGATGATGTGCAAATTGATCTCCCTGTACGAAAGTTAGGTCTTTGCCAACGGCCAAAGGGAGGTGGGTAAAGTCAGGGCCTTATTGACAAGGCTCACCATCGGCTGAGTCAACTGTGGAAAATGGCGCGCGCGCCAAGATAATGTATTCCAGATAATCGGTGTCTCTCCCCGATGAAAGCTAATCGGGACTCGTGATCCCAATGTGAGGCGCAAAGAGAAAAGAAGTTGCCGCAAATTGCGGCAGGGCAGTCACGGGTCCACCACATCTAGCCCTCCTTGAGATAATAGTTAAACACTCTTTCCTGATTGTCTTATGATCAGTTCGTAGAGAATAACACCTCCAGTCCACTCAAGAATGTGCCCGAGTAACGCTTACAATTACGATGCCGACTCAACTTGTTTCATCTTCCTTGCGACGAGATAAGGCTGGATATTTTGTCTTTGATTCTCAGGATATGCGGTCAGGGGTATGACGATAGCTTGGCCAGGGGTGCCGGGGGAGATTTCGGTGAGGGGTTGACGGGTTTTTGCATCGCAAATCGTGTCCAAAAGGATATTAACCGTTTTCATCTCACCAGGAAGAAGGAATTCCAAACGAGTCCCTTTGGTCAGTTTACAACGAACCTCAAAATGGATTTCTCCGTCGCTGATTTTAGTGACGATCCCGGCGTTGTGTCCGATTCCGGCACTCTCACTCGTGTCGTATTGTTGGGCTTCGGCACCGGGGATCGCATCGAAGAAAGCCTCTGTGTAAGGGCGATGATGGACGAGGGCTAGTTCCTTGAGATAAAGGGATGCGTCCCATGAGTCCGGGCTTTCGAACCAATCATCAATGGCCATCCGGTAAACACGGGCGGTTTGTGCGACATAATAATCGCTTTTATTTCGCCCCTCGATTTTAAGGGAGTTGATTTTTGTCGGAAGGATTTCCGGCAGGCGAGGAAGCAGGCAGAGATCCTTCGAGTTCATTATATAACTGCCGCGGCCATCCTCTTCGACTGTGAAAAATTCTCCAGGACGTTTCTCTTCCTCAAGCTTGAGTTTATATTTCCAGCGACAGGAATTTGTGCATTTCCCTTGGTTGGCACTGCGTCCGGTGAGATAGGCTGAGATCAGGCAGCGTCCAGAATAACTCATACACATCGAGCCATGGATGAATATTTCCAGGCCTATTCCCGGGCAATTTGCGCGGATTTCTTTAATCTCATTAAAGGTGGTTTCTCGTGAGAGAACACAGAGCGTGGCTCCCCTCTTTTCCCATGATTTTACCGTGAGCCATGATCCGACATTGGCTTGGGTGGAGATGTGTAATGGAATATCGGAGTGTTTTTCGTGGAGGTAATCAAAAATGCCGGGATCCGAGACAATGATCCCGTCCGGTGAGACTTTGGGGAGCATTTCCGAAATCAAGGGCAGTTTGGCAATGTCTTCATTCCGACTAAAAAGATTCACGGCAATATAAAGTTTTTTACCTTTTTCATGAATGAGACGGCTGCCTTCGATTAACTCCTCCAGACTTAGGCCTACGGTTGAACGCAGGGAAAACGACGGCAATCCGACATAAACAGCATCCGCGCCGTACAAAAGGGCGATTTTCAAGCGGGTCAAAGTGCCCGCTGGTAAAAGGAGTTCAGGCTTCTTCATCCGTCCATCTTATCCGGGGATTGCCTTACTTTCGAGGAGAGAGCTCAGATAACCCCGTTGATCCATACCATTTTGGTGAGATTCATGTGAGTAGATAAAAAAAGTTCCTCCCGGATTAAATCCAGCAAATATCTTTAGGGGGGAGAGGAATACAGCCTCATTAAATAATGGGGTGGCTTTTATCCAAATCTTCGAGATTTACCCCGGATGTTTCGATGCGATAGACCCAAGTCACCAAAGCCCCGAGGAGGGAAGCCCCGATGAGGAGATAGAGGAGGCCTTTGGTGCCTAAATAAGTGAGCAGCAGGGGAAAGAAAAAGGCGGTAAGAACCGCGCCGATTTTTGCAAAGGAAGCGGCAAATCCGGCTCCTTTACCACGGAGCCGCGTCGGGAAGACTTCCCCCGCGAGCAGGTAAGTCATGGAGTTTGGCCCGATATTGGTCATGAAGCTGAAAATAATAAAACCTGAGAAGATGAGGAAAATCTCCAGTGTCCCATGCTGGCCAATCGACAAGGAAGCGATGAAAAGGCCCACTGCGCAACCGATAAAACCGAATATCTGGAGTTTGATCCGTCCGATTTTATCAGCAAAAATAATGGCAAAAAACATGCCGATGACCAAAAAGATATCAATGAATGCAGCGCCTTTTGCGGCAAGCATATCATTACTAATGACATCAATGAGGTTCTGAGGATGATCGACTGAGCGACCAATAATCGTCACTAATATTGTCGGGGTAAAAATCCCGATCCCGTATGTGCTTAAATCCTGGAGGAACCATGGGACAGACGAAAAGATTGTCGCTTTGAGATGTTTTTTCTTGAAGAGGGATTGAAAGCTCTTTTCAGGTTTTTCACCCGCACCCGCTTTTGCCGGGGCGTCACCGGATAATCGAATCTGTTTGGGATATTGGGGGGATCTCTTTAGCAGCCGGTGCATTTCTTTTTCTGCGTCCTTGATGCGTCCGACCGAAACCAGCCAATGGCAACTATCCGTAATAAAAAAACGGCCAATGACAACAAGGATTCCCGGGATAATGGCTGTCGCATACATCCAGCGCCAGGCGGTGACTTCCTGGAAATTCCTAAGGATGATAAACCCGATAATAGTCCCTACCAGTGCGCCGATAGCCTGAAAGCTAAAGGCTCCCAGAACCATTCGGCCCCGGTCGCGGGAGGGGATACTTTCGGATATCATCATGTGAGCTGTCGGGTAATCACAGCCGAGGGCGGTACCGATCCCGAAAAGGAAAATAACCAGCAATATGTAGCTGGGTGTGAGTGTGATCAGGATTAAAAAAACACAAAAGATAATCATCTCAACGATAAACATGATTTTACGGCCAAAATGGTCGGCCAATCCGCCGAGTAGTGTCGCACCGATGAGGATCCCCAGCAGGGGGGCTGCGGCGACAGCCCCTTTTTGGGTTGAGTTCAGGTTATACTCAAGCACGATCAAGGGTAGAGCCACCCCGGTCATAAAAACCACTAGTCCCTCGAAAAACTTACCCGCAGTGGCCAGTATCCATATTCGCCATTGCATGACCGTCATCGGTGAAAAGGGGACGATTGTACGGTCAGCCCAAAACGGGGTTTCATCAATGTAATCCTGGACAGACCTCGGTCCCGATGAGGGTTCTGGATCGGATGATTGATTATCGGACATTCACAGACTTGTTACGTTAAGCCGAGGTACAGGTCAACCCTTGGATTGCGACAAAAACGTGGCATCCTTAGGGCCGGGAGGCTTTTTGTCTCTGGGCATGAAGGAAAAGATGGCGAGCAGGATAATGATCGTGACGGGTTGGTAGGATTCACGGAAAATGGCCCATGTCAGCAGTGAAATGATGGGGACTCCGACGACCATTATGTGCACCATGATGAGTCGGCTGGAA
This window of the Verrucomicrobiota bacterium genome carries:
- a CDS encoding PepSY domain-containing protein, giving the protein MKLNIRPFHRILSLILVIPLIVTLASGIIYRIGKAWFGMSKQTGDFFMHIHTGEWMGDSVGVYYVLVVGVGLIFLILSGTKLLFKSKGGNGIRRSHRIIGAILILPLLASAVTGVGYMVGEQWFDMPKHMQDLMMTIHEGAWLGKTYKPFYVLFIGLGLLFMALSGLKLSRVWK
- a CDS encoding U32 family peptidase encodes the protein MKKPELLLPAGTLTRLKIALLYGADAVYVGLPSFSLRSTVGLSLEELIEGSRLIHEKGKKLYIAVNLFSRNEDIAKLPLISEMLPKVSPDGIIVSDPGIFDYLHEKHSDIPLHISTQANVGSWLTVKSWEKRGATLCVLSRETTFNEIKEIRANCPGIGLEIFIHGSMCMSYSGRCLISAYLTGRSANQGKCTNSCRWKYKLKLEEEKRPGEFFTVEEDGRGSYIMNSKDLCLLPRLPEILPTKINSLKIEGRNKSDYYVAQTARVYRMAIDDWFESPDSWDASLYLKELALVHHRPYTEAFFDAIPGAEAQQYDTSESAGIGHNAGIVTKISDGEIHFEVRCKLTKGTRLEFLLPGEMKTVNILLDTICDAKTRQPLTEISPGTPGQAIVIPLTAYPENQRQNIQPYLVARKMKQVESAS
- a CDS encoding MFS transporter, with amino-acid sequence MSDNQSSDPEPSSGPRSVQDYIDETPFWADRTIVPFSPMTVMQWRIWILATAGKFFEGLVVFMTGVALPLIVLEYNLNSTQKGAVAAAPLLGILIGATLLGGLADHFGRKIMFIVEMIIFCVFLILITLTPSYILLVIFLFGIGTALGCDYPTAHMMISESIPSRDRGRMVLGAFSFQAIGALVGTIIGFIILRNFQEVTAWRWMYATAIIPGILVVIGRFFITDSCHWLVSVGRIKDAEKEMHRLLKRSPQYPKQIRLSGDAPAKAGAGEKPEKSFQSLFKKKHLKATIFSSVPWFLQDLSTYGIGIFTPTILVTIIGRSVDHPQNLIDVISNDMLAAKGAAFIDIFLVIGMFFAIIFADKIGRIKLQIFGFIGCAVGLFIASLSIGQHGTLEIFLIFSGFIIFSFMTNIGPNSMTYLLAGEVFPTRLRGKGAGFAASFAKIGAVLTAFFFPLLLTYLGTKGLLYLLIGASLLGALVTWVYRIETSGVNLEDLDKSHPII